In the Plectropomus leopardus isolate mb unplaced genomic scaffold, YSFRI_Pleo_2.0 unplaced_scaffold27956, whole genome shotgun sequence genome, ttttttttaattttcaggtaattttcttgtattttttactactttcttgcaaaatttttccgtgtgtttgaaaaaaaggacGCCAGTTTGCAGTTTTCAAAACTATCGACGCCCCGTTTTTAATTAAAGAGTAatgaaagaaatatatttttaatttttgtgttcagtttcttttttaatttaaattttttttatactttaaatgtatttttttaaacatttttgttttacagggaCAGTTGTTCAGTTTCTGTTCTACACATCAGTTTCAGTAGgattcattttaaaagtataatCATAGATTTATTTACGGTACAAACATGCATCCTGTCCGTACTTTTCTCTGCTACGACCATAAATCTCAAATGTACCTTCAGCGTCTCCACGTCCTCTCTGTCCACAGAGGACAGCATGAAGACGTCCTTGAAGCCAGGCCAGCCCCGCTGACTCTTCAGCGCCCTCAGCTGCTCTTTGCTCAGCGAACAGTGCGGCTCAGCGCCGCCCTCTGACCCCGCCgcctcgtcctcgtcctcgtcctcgtctCTGAGCGACGACTCGGGATCCGTCTCTCGTCTCTTTTCGGCCCACGGAGGTTTGATCACCGGCCTGACGCGCAGCCTGCGTCCGTTCACCACTCCGCACGTCAGCTCCGCGGTGACGTCCAGCAGCTTGTCCTTCCTCTTCACCAGGTCCACCTGAAAAACAGCCggtgaggacatttttcagactctGAATGTTTTGGGaggtgtttaaccctttgaaacctggacggacatcagttttcttgcgctgcattaAAGTAAAAAGGTTTCATttgttcaaaaaacatgggaaatggCAACGAgcaaaacaacctgaaaattaatgttaaaaaaggagaaaattattacaaaatattacaaatataataatattctgaaaatgtccagaaattatATTTGTGATTATTACAgttgtatattaaaaatatattccacagtatataattttattatttttttaggactTCTTTCAGGTCATATCcttgttcgttttttttttttgcacttttcttttgatttttttttgttttttgtcattttcatttctttgctaatttttgggtaatttttggttaagttgctcgtttccttcctccttttttgtttttgaaacaaatccaGCCAGTTTGCTTcagtctcaaagggttaaagaaagtCTGGTGATATTatgcatttttcttattgtcaacaaatcccatgaaaaaaagcagattttgtaCGACAGATTTACAAACGCCGTCCTGCTGCTGAAAATACTGACGAAAGCACGAAATGTAGATTAATCCACCTCTGAAAATAGTCTTTGCTGAAAGCTACAGTGCTCGGCTGTTtcaggacattaaaaaaaagatctacaTATCCATgacatgtttataaaaaaaagaaaagcacctTGTTGAGGACCAGGATGGCGGGGATGTCGGGGTGCTGGGCGAGGCATCTGAGCATCTGGAAGTCGAGTCTGCTGCACATCCATCTGTCCCCCGCGTCCACCAAGACCACCACTGAGAAGAGACACAGTTCAGGATTATAAAAACTTCAAACCACGAAAAATATTTCACTCTTACAAGGTCACTTTTTCAACCTGGACACtattttcccaagtttttgtACCTaagtatctaaaaaaaattttaaaaaataaaataatacaaataacaaataatgcaagatgtaagatgtaaaaatgtcaatataaaataatacaaagaatagaccaaaaaccacaaaaaaagaagcaataaaagcgataaaaatgcaaataaaagggaaataaatgaaataaaagataaatgaatgaGAACCTTTTTGTTGTCTTGAGCGCGACGCTGCAGTATAAAAAGGCTGCgatgtaaccactctgggcaCGTTCGCAGAGTCAGTTTAACGTTTTTGTTAAATGAaatcttttgtgtgtttaaagtgtctgacaacattatggaaatgatCCTAACAGACACAGacctgaataataaaaataatttttgttttatcaccagaacaacatttaaataaacagtatttttagcatcgaaaacacacttttcactCTTCCAACAATCATTAACTCtgttttggttgaaataaacctttAATTTATGCGGTTTCATGGGAAAATTTGCTGCtctatacacactaaaattactgGTTTGGTGcgtttggtgattttttgtctgtttctgctcaaacaaaaaacagtctgagtctgtctgtgataaaaacatgaaaatgtttgaccCCATTTGTCacttaagacacaaaaacatgggaaaacagggtccaggttgCAAATTTCCAAAGTAACTTTTTAACTCGTTTACatgaaagctgcaaaaataaaaggtCAGCTGAggtttatatattaataatttatttttgacatactgaGGTCGGCTTCTTTGACCGAGTTCCAGGGATCGACCAGCAAACTCTTCTCCAGCTGGTGTCTGTGGAAACACAGGGTCAggtataaatgttatttatatttaatatatgtaaagtattttaaccctttatgcatcctttaaaaaatccccaaatgtaACTGGAAGATCAAAATATCtgcatcaaaaatgtcagtttgtttaa is a window encoding:
- the LOC121937943 gene encoding GTPase Era, mitochondrial-like, coding for YLTLCFHRHQLEKSLLVDPWNSVKEADLMVVLVDAGDRWMCSRLDFQMLRCLAQHPDIPAILVLNKVDLVKRKDKLLDVTAELTCGVVNGRRLRVRPVIKPPWAEKRRETDPESSLRDEDEDEDEAAGSEGGAEPHCSLSKEQLRALKSQRGWPGFKDVFMLSSVDREDVETLKVHLRFMVVAEK